The following is a genomic window from Canis lupus dingo isolate Sandy chromosome 26, ASM325472v2, whole genome shotgun sequence.
GCATGGGGACAGTAAACGGGACCATTGCTGGGTGCTTGAGCTGGAGATGAAAAGCAGCCCCTGCGGCGAGAGTCAGGGGGTGGAACTGTTGGTAGAGGGTTTTGTGGATGCCCATGCCTGCCCAGGCATCTGAGCTCTGAGGATGTGAGCACTTTTCCTTCCCCGTGTGTTTTGTGTTCTGGAGCATGACTGGGGATGCTGACACCGGCCGTGGGAGGCAGCTGGAGCCCTGTGCCCGGTGCACAGGCTCTCCATGGCCATTAGCAGTGCCCTATTTCCTCAAGATGTGTGAgcctgggggagagggaagagttGGTGGCTCACCGTGACGTTGGTTTCTGTGGAATGCTTTCTGATTGCCAGTTTGTCTTTAAGTTCAGCATTGCTCACAGCTGATACTAGAATGATGTGAAAGCCTTTGCCAGTTTATGTGCCCCTGTCACACTGAGGCCCCTTTGGTCACATGGGTAGATGGTTGTACTTAGGACCTGTCTCTGTAGGAACTGGGGTCAGTGGAGCCTGTGTTTCACAGACCAGAAGACAGAGACTTGGAGGTTCAGCTGCTGCCAGTAAGCAGGCTGGGAAAACTGTCTTGATTGGTGAGTTTGGTTTATTAGAGGGAGGCCAGTGCTCGGCAGCCCTGACTTGCTGGGTTATTATCCTCAGGCTGTTggaacaaagtaccacaaatggGCTGAGACATGGCAGGAATGGTTctggctctggaggccagaagcctgcAATGGAGGCATAGCAGGGCCGTGCTCCCTCGATGCCTATGGGGGGGCTCCTTCCTTGCCCTTGCAGCTTCTGGTGGGGCTGGTGGTCCTTGGGTGCGTCTCGTCACATGCCCATCTTTCCCTGTGTGGCTGGACGAAGGGCCCATCTTGCTTGGCATGACCTCATGTATCTATGCCACCTGCACAGCTGTGTTCCACTGTGGTTCATGTGCTGAGGTTCTGGGGTTAACTTGTCCTGTTAAAATAGCACAAACAAGACATTCTCCGTAGCAGTCATTGCAGGCATCTTTCTCAACAACTGGTGTCATGTGAGAGCAGGGTGGTGGCTCAGTCTAACTCAAGATGCTACTGGGAAAGCCACAAAGAATGGATGCTCTGGGGAGCCCCCATTCTGGGGAGCCAGGGCAAAGGGAATAAATAGGGTTAAGGGAGTGTGTGACCACGCCTGTCTGAGAGGTGCCAGCAGGTCCCTCCCCAGTCCAGCGAGTGTGCAGGCTAATGCTGTGTggtgcttctccttccctttgcACATTGTCCTGCTCATCCACACACTGTCACCCTGTGATTACAGCTTCCTCACAGTCTCTTCCTACAAGCTGCTCCTCTAAGTCAGCCCTTCCTCTCTTAGAGAAACCTCTCTTTTCCCTTGGCCTCAGCAGACATGGCTTATCTTCACCCAGAAGTGGCCCCAGGCTGAGAGAGGTGACATCCGGAGACCTCCCGAAGTGATGAAAGATTGTTGACTTTCAGGCCAAATCTCCTTGTTTCAGTGAGGGTCCTGGATTGATGCAGAGGGAAGGCTTCCTGTGCTTTCTTGAACATTTGCTAAATTTGCAGATTTTTCTTAGCCAAATTTTAGTAGAATTTTGTCTCCGAGTTACTCCTAGGCTGTAGATCAGTAAAGCCACACTCCAGACTTGGTTGAATAGGTAAAGACTTCAGTTTTCCTAAGGGTTCTGAGAATTTCTGAAACCCATGGCTGCCTTGGCTTTCCCAGAGTTGGCAGAGAGCGGAGTCAGTCATCTGATGTGTGCTCAGGGAGGTGGTTCAAAGCCATTCCCTCCATTGTCTTTCTGgcaggttttctttcctttttttcttagtccTGCCAGCTCCACTAGGGGATGCTGCATACACAGAGTGACCTCGGGGAGCTGTGCCCTGGGCTGGCGGTGCTCTGCAAGGATGCTGTGTACAGCCATTGCCATCTCCCCAGTGCAGGCTTCCACGGGTAGATAGTTTACCTCCCTGGAAAGTGGTTCTTTACGCagggtccctggaccagcagcagcactGGAACATGTTAGAGTGCAGCAACATTCTAGAGTGTTCTAGAATGCCCCACCCTGACCTGCTGAGTGAGAGACCCAGCCTTCCTATGATTCTCCTGCAACTCAAGTTAGAGAGCTGCCCTGGAATATTCTTTGGTGGAAGAATACAGAATCTGACTGCTGTGTAGCATCACTATGGCTCTTCCAGTGTTTGGAACAGttcttttccttctgcattttatttactAAGGTCTTTGTTAAGTGTTTCCTTATTAAAGTGCTTATGGATTATTTGCAGGAGCCCCTGGGGGTTACTCACCTAGGGAAAAATGAGGAATGCCAGTTAACATGTGTAAGTTTCTTGAAAATTATGTGCTTTAGAAAAGTTAGCGGTGTCAGTGTTTTTAATCTTTGTAACAAATATGCGGTACCAGGGGCTCACTTCATGTTGACTTTCATGGGGCGCAAATGAACAGCTCCCTGTTACAGAGTGCTGGGGAGTTCCTCAGTTGTTTCCCAGGACGTGGCCACGCTGCCCCTAGGGCTGTCCATTGCCTCCACCCtgtccccgcctccccccgccccccccccgcccacatcCTGGTCCACAGTGGGCAGACCCAAGTCCTTGTAGACAGCACCATCTTGTTATAGTTCTGCGCTCTGTTgggttgcttttctctttcagttcGATGTTTGTGCATACATGAACATTTTTGCaatctgaattttcctttttgtattttctattttagtgtACAAAGAGTGATGATGGGGACACAAGTGTTATTGTTGAGAAGGACCATTTCATGGATGATTTCTTCCATCAGGTAAGAGCCATTCTGTGAAGCCCTGccagaatttcttctttaaacacaGTTAATGTAACTGTATGGTGGTCACATTTGAAATAATactaaaagtaatattttaaaaacttgcttttgATTATGTAAATTCTCTAGGATATTTCGTGCCCTGAAAATATTTGGTAGTATTGAGCCATTCTTCCTGGTATAGGCTTGGGAGGGGCTGGTGGGAGTGGTGGTTTGCATACCCCGAGCCCCAGAACCCCTGTCTTCCCCAAGGAGGAGCTTTATGCTCCTGGTTGAGTGGTGCTTGGCAAGGTGCTTCTCAGTAATGTGGAGCTGGTGCCATGAGATGGCTCCTCCAAGGCCAGGCTACCTCTGGGAGATTCTGCCATGCCCTGTGGTAGGTTTGTGCCTCACAAGTTCTCACCCGAGGACTGGTGGTGTTCTCCCCTAGGCTATCTGGTCCTTTAGAAAGTGACAGTGCTGGTGGCAGGGGTGTCCTTCAGCTGACGCCTGCTGAGTCAGGTGTGCACAGAGTACACACGGTGATGCTTCGGTCATTTATTCCAGAATGGCAGTGAGTCCCCAAATGGTGACCATATGTGTCAAAGAGCTCATactgtatattttctaaaatcctCGAAGAAATCTTAAATTTCTCTCTTGAAAAGTTTTATACGTAAGCAGGTATATAACTATGGCAGCACTGCTTTGCCATCTGTCAGCTTGCCCTTTCTTTGAGGTATTGGCCCAGGGGCTGCTGCTCTAATAGTTTCAATTGACTCTTGAATCCACGGACAGTCCGAAAGGAATTTTCAATGTgcagatttgaaaaaaatgtaatatatcgGATCACTGGATGGcccagtccattaagcatctgctttcggctcaggtcgtgatcccagggtcctaggattgagtctccgttgggcttcttgctcagtggggagtctgcttctccctcacaccTTGGTTGTGactcactctcataaataaataaatgaacaaacaaataaatctttttaagaggtgtaatatattaataaaatatattaaaagttattagtttttagttTACCGAGTAGCTAGCATAAGCATAACCATTGAGTTGCTTTGGGGCAACTCAgacaatccaggataatttcccgTCTGCACAGTTCCCTTTGCCCGGTAAGGAAACACTCATGGGATTGGGATGTGGACTTCTGTCACAACGTGGAATGATTTTGTAATTGCTACTTTAAAATGAGTCAAATATTTAAGCTATTTTTCCAGTGTCGTGATTATGGATGCATAGATCCACCTGGATTAATCGCGCTGATGAGTACCTTACATTTTGAAACAAGTGttaaatcatgtatttatttattattttattttattttgttttattttatttatgataggcacacagtaagagagagagagaggcagagacatagacagagggagaagcaggctccattcaccgggagcccgacgtgggattcgatcccgggtctccaggatcgcgccctgggccaaagacaggcgctaaactgctgcgccacccagggatccccagtgttgACTCATTTAGATGATTAGAAGTAAAAACAATGACTGAAAGGCTTCGCCCCATCACCTGTAAACACCTCCCCACATGGAGTATTAGTGCTAAAACACCCTCTTCCTTCTTGACTGCACAGAGTGCTGGATGCATGGCCGTGTGCTTCCTGTTGACACCATTTGTAATAGCACTTGGGTCTTGACTGTAAAGGTTTTTACAACCTGGTAGGTTTTGTTGGTGTATCTTGATTGATATTGCCTTAGTCATGTGGATATGGATCTTAACATggtacatttttctttatctttcaattAACTATCAATGTGAGCATGGAAAAGCTGatatttcttcatgtatttattcatttacttctttctttatttttaggtaatggAAAGTGGTAGCAAATTTGAATTTGCCATAATAGTAATGGCTGTTTGTATCTGTCTTAGGTCGAGGAGATCAGGAACAGTACAGCTAAAATAGCTCAGGATGttgaagaagtaaagaaaaaccACAGCATCATTCTTTCTGCACCAAATCCAGAAGGAAGTAAGTCATTGGCTTTAAAAAtggtgcccctctctctcttgtttGTGAAATAGGCCTCAACCCTGACTGTGCATGAGGTCACGCAGTGCGCTTGTAAAAATCCTGGAACCAAGCAGGCTGCCTGTCTGTTCTGATGCCCCTGACTGTATGAGCCAGAGAATCAGATGGTTTTGTGCTGTTGTGCTTCCAGTGCCCTGCCAGACTGGGACCACTGCTGTGTCCTATCCAGAGGAATACACAGAAGTGGCTTTGCTGAACTGTGGGGCCTTATCAGTGAGTGGGCCTAGATGGGTACTTTTTATGTCGATAGTTAAATAGGAATGACAGAATTCTGTGTTTAGATGAAAGTTAATTAGAggagtgcatgggtggctcagtcagttgggcgtccaactcttgatttgggctcaggtcatggtcttggggtcctgggatcaagccctgccatgggctccacacctagtggggagtctacttgtctctctctttgcccATACCCCCACTTGCACTCCCCCTCTTttcctaaagtaaataaatctttaaaaaataagtgaaagttaAAAAATTGACTTGGAAAACAGCATTTGTTAGGGTAGGTTTTCAGGCAATGGTAAGTCTTTGGGAAAGGCTTTTGTATGGAGTATGCTGTCTGGATGTCTGTTAAGGACAGCgtgtaagaaattattttaaattaaccaaGAACAGGGGCGTTGGCCATTATAAGGGAGTGTTTCCTTGATCTGGagagataaattttgaaaatttcaaaggtAAAATGGATCTAGATAAGCCAGAGATTGTGAATTAGAATCCATACCTCATTTTGGGGAAGAATTGGTATCTTTACAATACTGCATCTTTTAATCCATGAGAATGTTCTGTCCCTCTACAATTTACGTCTTCTTTAATCTCTCTGGTAGCGCTTCACGGGGTTTGGTGTAGGGACCTCACACATCCCGCATTGTGGTTTTGCTAGGTGGTTGAGGTCTTGACGTTAATGTGAATGGTATCTGCtgtaaactttattttctctttgtatagAATTACGATGGGTTTATATGTAACTCACCATTAACTCACCTAATTACTTATTAATGCTACTAACTCCTGTGTAGATTCTGTTGGGTTATTTCTGCACCCagtcatgtcatttgtgaatgaCACTTTTCCCTTAGCTCTATGCTTTCTATTTTTAGTGGGCATATGTCAAGACCTCTGGTATGGGGTTAGGTGAAAGTGGTTGTGTGGACACTTACTCTCAACTTTGGAGGACAGTTGAAAGCAACATTTTGTTAGAGGGTTATTTGGTGTAGCcttacattgaaaaaataaagatattacatGGGAAAAGAACACGTTTTTAACTTTAAGATTTTTCATGTCTTGTAAAACAATGCTTTGACCTTCATTAAGCTCCTTATTTTACAGTTTAGAAGaacatttcccaaagtgtgttctAGAGCATGAATGCTGTCAGCTAGCCTGTGAAACAGGAGGTGTGTCACCAGGTGCATCTGGGAGCCTCATTATGCTTTCTCCCCTCTTGAGAAGTTACAGTGTCCTCAGCAGTAAAGACTCTGAGCAATCCTGCAATAAAGAAGCCTATTTAACTTAGTGTACAGTGTTTTACACACTTATTTGCGCACAGAACTTTTTATGTAACACCTATTAACATCTTAATTCTTGGGAAAATCAAGTTTGAATAAATATTAGtgtatttttttgaataatttaccTCCAGAAAACTTTTGCTGCCAAGAAATAGCAGATAGCACTAATATTTGAATACATGTAGAACTCTTAATGCTTCACAGTAGTCCCTTCTGGGCTTTAAATAAAACTATTGCTTTTGCGTGAACCAAAATGTGGGAGGCAGTGTCCAAGTGCCTATTTAATTCCTCTCTGCAGAACTGGTCCCCCAGGATAGGGAGCCCAGGTGATGCAGATGGCAGGAGCCTGATGCCCCTTTCAGCCCTCTGCCAGGTGGGAGGGGCGGCACTCCTGGTGCTGGGCTCCTGGATGTCATACAAGATGGGTAAACCTGGGTGGCCAGCCCCACCAGCCTCGGGGCCGTTTGGTGCCTGAGCACAGGAACCAGCAGGTGGCGCCTGGCCGCACCCTGGTGCCCAATTCCTAGGCTTGTACCTGAGGGATCAAGGGCTGGTACCATTAAACATTCTTTTCAGACTTTTAGTGTGAACATTTTCAAATCAATGGGGAAGTTGCAGTGACGGTACAAGGAAATTCAAATTTCCTTCACCTAGACTCACTGGCTGTCCCCATCTGCCAAACTGCTCTGTGCACGTATGTGTACGTACCCATGTGCATGCCTGTTTGGACACACACTGTACACACTGTGGTGTTGATACGTGTGTTCCATGTGCCCGTTATTTTTGCTGACCTCTTTCAGAGTGCCCACTTGGTATTTATCTCCACGGAAGGATACTCTCTTCTATGCCAACACTGTGTTCATCTAACTGGGAGAAGGTAACACTGATGTGCAGCCTGTTCTCATCTCAAGCCTGCTCCTGGTGGCGCCCTTCATAGCtggctgtttccttccttccaagtCGGGCCATGCACACGTGCATGTAGAGCTGGGGGTGAATACCTTCAGAACTGTGAAGTCTTGTGCTGcgctgggcctttttttttttttaaagatttatttatttattcattcagagagaggcagagacacaggcagagggagaagcaggctccatgtaggaagcccgacgtgggactcgatcccggatcgccaggatcacaccccgggctgcaggtggcgctaaaccgctgctgtCATGGGGGGCATCTTTCCTGTCCCCACAGATGGATGTTCTGTGCCCTCATGGCCGCTTTGCCCAAGTGAACAGAGCTCCCTGGTTTACCTTGCTCAGTGGGAGTGGGATAGGTGTCCTGCTATTTCCTGTTAACCTTTCTGGAGCCTTGCGtcttgtctcttatgaataaaatattgtggggctttgtcttttttccagtttcatcATTTTTTGTCTCAAAGTGCTTTTAGGTGGTTTGCTAGAATTATTGATATATTGGGGCGGACATTTGTAAGCTTATGTGCTTTCCGTTTTTCTTGCTTGTTCTCtgttacttctttcttttaatgctttcttCTGGATTGGGTTTGAAGAGTTTCATCCCTTCCACCACTAGCTTGTTGATATGTAATACTGTTGTTTTAATGGTTGTCCTCTGGGCTATACTACACATTCTTGACTTAAGGTCAaatataaatctgtatttttactaTTTCCAGGTAATGCAAGGATCTTAGGAAACTAACCCCATCATTTTTTAGTGCTCATATTGCTGTATGTATATAATAGATGAAAGTGACATAAATATTTGTACTATGGCTGCTTTGCACCATTAACATCTGTTTGGATCTACCCATACCAGTGCTGCTTATTTTTCTGTGAGTCTCACAACTTCCTTCtgagatcatttctttttaaaaaacacccttTGTTTACTGCTTTTAGTAGGGAATATACAGTTCTCTGAAAATTCCTGTCTgtaatcttgtttttatttttttttatttttattttatttttttttttgtaatcttgtttttaaaagatgtttttgtgGAGTGTAGGAATCTGTTGGGAAGTTATTTTCTTTGACCCTCTTGAAGATTTTGAACTAATCtttccagttcctttttttttttttttttttttaagtcaggtgTTGAATCATAGCTTTTAAGATACTTGATGTTTGGTCTTTGGTTTAACAATTTTGCATTGCTGTTTCTGGATGCAATTTTCTTTGTTTGTGCTGCTTTTCTTAAGGTGTCCTGGATCCCTGGGGCTGCACACCTGGCCACCTGGGCCACTTTCTCTTTGAGAGCTGTCCCTGCCCTGTTCCCGTTCTCTGTCTTCGGGAGACCTGGGATCTGTGTGTTCCAGCCTTTCCACAATGCCCAAGGGTCCCCAGCCATCCATTTTGTTTCCCACTACTGTCTTGTCCTTCTGTTGGGAAATCTGTTTTCTGCTTCATCCACAGTCCTCTTTTCACCTGATACTTCTGGGTGAGATATTTTTCAGTCTTAGAATCTTACTTGGTTCTTTTCTGTACggtctgatttttttaaaaaaagattttatgtatttattcatgagaaacacagagagaggcagagacataggcagagggagacgcaggctccatgcagggagcctgatgtgggactcgatcccaggacctagggatcatgccctgagctgaaggcagacactcaaccactgagccacccaggcattcctactttctgattttttgaCAGAATTCCTGATGTTCTCTTTCACCCCTTTGAACATGATTTTGCTGTCTGTGTCTGATAGTCCATTAACAGTGcccctgggtgggtgggggtctaTATACCTCATCTGTGGTTCTTTGCCTGCCTGGCTGTTTTTGATTGGGCCCTGGGCTTTGTGCATAAAAGCTTGTGACAATAACTTGAGCCCGTGGATAGGATTTTCTTTGTTAatagatgatttttaaacatttctacaGCAGTAGTTCTGGGTCCCTGTGCAAGGGTTAGATGAGCTGCATCTTCCCCCTCTAGGGCAGGGCTGTCTGCATCTATGTGGCTCTCCTCTCCATTGCCTGCAGCCAGGCCACTCCTGTGGCTAGCTTCCCTCTTAGGGTATCTTTCTTCTGTATCTTCGTACCTGCCTTTTTAGCTTTGTATGCCTTTAAGCTGATTAAAAACGTATTTTGTCCAGCTTTCCTGATCTCAGTAGGAATGTTGATCACACCACATCCTTTTCTCAGTGGTTTGAAATGCTTCCTTTGCCAAAGATAACCTCATGGCCGCTTCTGTAGTTTGAAGGGTCAGATATGATCATACCTCTTTCGTTTCCCTCACTGACACCTGAGCCCCTGCCTGCCCACGTGAGCAAGAAGTCCAGGATCTCTGAGTGCTTGAACAGCCCAAGGGCTTTCTTGTCCAGAGCAGGAAGGGGGGCGGGGATGTGTTTCTGGGGAACACCAGTGGGGACGGAGCTCTGATCCACCCCAGGTTCAGTTCTCAGTTTGGAGGTTTCTGCACCTTCCATTCCCCAAGTTTGGTGTGCCTTGTCCTCAGCTGGATCACATGCCTGCACATGCTCTCTGGCTTTGTGTGCATTCTCCTATAGATTCTTGTACTGGCTCTCCCAGTGCAGACACAGTGCCTGGGTCTAGGGGCTTAGCCCCAGGTCTCCTGGTGTGGGGACCAGCATACCTGCGAGGGGCCTGCTCTGATTAAGTAGAGATGAGCACAAAAGAGATCAAACACATGAGAGAATTTTTTCCCAGAATATGATTACATTTCTGCTTCCCCTCTTTGGTCTAGATGTGTTAGTGATGGACTCAGTGAACTCTTTCATCAATTAATTgctatataccacctcttctcaAGTACAGGCGCACATATAGTCAGTCCCCTGGGGGCTTATTAGGTGGGATTGCTGGCCGCAGAGGTCTATGCGAAGAAGGTCTGGGTGGGCCCAGGAATGTGTGTGTCTGCCAGGCCCCACATGGTTTGGGGGCCTCACTTTGACAACTAAACACTTGAATATTTACCGAGAATGTTGTTCCATTTAAGTTCATTGGATACTATAGctcagatgcctttttttttttttttttaagaaataaaagaagagctTGAAGATCTGAATggagaaatcaagaaaactgCTAACAAAATCCGAGCCAAGTTGAAGTGTGAGTTTATGGCTTTGGCTGCATGTCATCAGTGATGGTGGCATGTGGGTTGTCTGTATTTCCTTTGTAATGTCTTGTTCTTGGACATTTTTTCAAGTCAGAACTCTGAGCACTTTAAATGATCTGTATGAACTTGGAGTAGTGGCCTTTATGAGATGCATCGTTCTAGAATTCTTCAACCTGTGGCTCTAAGGGCTGTGCCAAGGCTCCTGGTTGCTGATCCCACAATTTAGGATAGAAGTGTTAATTACTTTGTATTCAACAAGGTTAATCATTTGCTTATAAATTGTTGCTGTCTTATAGAGacctatttttagctttttggcTAAATCGTAGATATTTGAGAAGGTGAGTAGCCTTTCATACGTATCTCCTATTCTTCTTAAATGGTTCCTTAAATTTGCAGGAGTTTAGCTTCCAGTGCTGGAGGTTCAGCACTGAGAGGTGGCTTCTGAGAGGTTCGGGGTGTAAGCAGGGATGCCAGGAAGACACGTCGTATCTGATTTGACAAAAGATCACTGAATCCAGACAATCTCTGTGGATCAGAAAGAACTTTTGTTAGGGCACATTTCAgacaggtgggggcagggagatgaCCACCTGTAGCTGTGGTTGCACCCTTCTCCCTGCATTCTGGGGTGCTTGCCTGCCCACGCACTTCAAAGCCATCCATATGGCAGCTTCATCAGTGTATTCCAAAACAGAAGGATTTTCACCCAGAAATACAACCACAGTGCCATGACTGTATCTAGGTTAAATCATTGTGGTTATTATGAAATATCCCATCAGAATTTACACTTCTCTGTTgtcctttgaatttctttttacagTATGCTTGAATTGGGTTCCATATAAAGACTATACCCTATGATTGGTGGTATGTCACTTagagtttttaaaactcagactctccttccatcttttcccccacttttttcttttggttggaGAAGCCAGGACATTGTTCATTAGAATTTACCATGCTTCAGGGTTTGAAAGTTGGTTTCCCCCATAGTCCTCTGTACTGCCTGTAGATCGATAGTTAAGTTCTCTAATCTCCATCAGTCAGGTGGtttctttgttcacttttattttaaatgttaagataGGACATGTTTTATCTTGTGATAATAGCAATAATTAATGCTTATTATTGAGGTCTATGAggaatggaaaagataaaagcaGTTGGAGGTTTGGCTTGagaaacttccatttttttagtttaaaaggtGAGTCTTGTCATGTTTTTTTCAGCTATTGAGCAAAGTTTTGACCAGGATGAGAGTGGGAACCGGACTTCGGTGGATCTTCGCATACGGAGAACCCAGGTTTGCTTGTCAGCTTCGTCCAGACCGAAGTGATGTGAAGAATAagtctttctctatttccttttttttttaaaagattttatttatttattcatgagagacagagagagagagagagagaggcagagacacaggcagagggagaagcaggctccatgcagggagccctatgtgggactcaatcccaggactccaggatcacgtcctgggctgaaggtggcgctaaaccgttcagccaccccggctgccctctaTTTCCTTTCAAATTCATCTTTATGTCACATTGATCCTTATGACATCTCTGCAGAAAAGGAGGTGATCTCTACAGATGACTTCcttattatgaagaaaaaaacgTATTCATCCATCCACAGAGTTCTGCTCTGGAGAGCAGTGTTATCTGAATTATTAGAATCCCTAGAGGGTGTGGGGTGAGGTGAGGTGTGGTGTGCAGACAAGGGGGTCCAGGCTGCTTGCTTCTGTTTGACAAGGGGGGGGGCACTGTGCAGGCTCTGGGGTGCCAGCTGAGGTGCCAGGCTCCATCTGGTCAGCGGGGAGTGGTGGCAAGCTCTGAGTCATGATGTCCACCCATTAAGTAACAGGTGCTGGGAGAGTCCAGCACGGTGGTGCTTGTGCAGCTCTCAGTGTGGTTGCTGCTCCTGTAACAGTTGTAGTTTACCTGATACAATGTTTTGTATGTCACTTTCAGCAGAAGAAATGACTATTgtgtattaatttaatttttcccatgTTTAATAGCATTCTGTACTATCTCGGAAGTTTGTAGAAGTGATGACGGAATATAACGAGGCACAGACGCTGTTCCGGGACCGAAGCAAAGGACGGATTCAGCGTCAGCTAGAAATTAGTGAGTAAAGGAAAATGCTACTTTtgttaaaagcatatttttttctgaagttctgACATCAAAGTACTGTAAacattccatctttttttttgccaatatt
Proteins encoded in this region:
- the STX2 gene encoding syntaxin-2 isoform X3 codes for the protein MDYLQEPLGVTHLGKNEECQLTCCTKSDDGDTSVIVEKDHFMDDFFHQVEEIRNSTAKIAQDVEEVKKNHSIILSAPNPEGKIKEELEDLNGEIKKTANKIRAKLKSIEQSFDQDESGNRTSVDLRIRRTQHSVLSRKFVEVMTEYNEAQTLFRDRSKGRIQRQLEITGRTTTDDELEEMLESGSPSVFTADIISDSQITRQALNEIESRHKDIMKLETSIRELHEMFTDMAMFVETQGEMINNIEKNVMNATDYVEHAKEETKKAIKYHSKARRKMMFIIICVIILLVILGIVLATTLS
- the STX2 gene encoding syntaxin-2 isoform X1: MDYLQEPLGVTHLGKNEECQLTCCTKSDDGDTSVIVEKDHFMDDFFHQVEEIRNSTAKIAQDVEEVKKNHSIILSAPNPEGKIKEELEDLNGEIKKTANKIRAKLKSIEQSFDQDESGNRTSVDLRIRRTQHSVLSRKFVEVMTEYNEAQTLFRDRSKGRIQRQLEITGRTTTDDELEEMLESGSPSVFTADIISDSQITRQALNEIESRHKDIMKLETSIRELHEMFTDMAMFVETQGEMINNIEKNVMNATDYVEHAKEETKKAIKYHSKARRVPVTNAGSSWNSCAWPPCVAWASTQRGGGSQSEHLRRTRQQLSPVTQAWKSHSVTSA
- the STX2 gene encoding syntaxin-2 isoform X2, whose translation is MDYLQEPLGVTHLGKNEECQLTCCTKSDDGDTSVIVEKDHFMDDFFHQVEEIRNSTAKIAQDVEEVKKNHSIILSAPNPEGKIKEELEDLNGEIKKTANKIRAKLKSIEQSFDQDESGNRTSVDLRIRRTQHSVLSRKFVEVMTEYNEAQTLFRDRSKGRIQRQLEITGRTTTDDELEEMLESGSPSVFTADIISDSQITRQALNEIESRHKDIMKLETSIRELHEMFTDMAMFVETQGEMINNIEKNVMNATDYVEHAKEETKKAIKYHSKARRKKWIIVAVSVALVAVIALIIGLSVGK